The genomic DNA AGGACCTCCTGGCTCTGATGATATAAATATCATCTCTAATTGTAGCACATCAATATAATGGAATACCATGAAGCCATTAGAAAATGGTGCAGATCTATATTTATTGGCATGGGAAAATATCCACAAAGCAAAGTGAAAAGCAAATTACAATGAAATATACCATacccagccgggcatggtggctcacacctgtaatcccagcactttgggaggtcgaggtgggtggattacttgaggtcaggagtttgagaccagcctggccaacatggataaactccgtctctactaataaagtacaaaaattagcctagcgtggtggcgggcgcctgtaatcccagctactcaggagtctgaggcaggagaatcgcttgaacctgggggacggaggttgcagtgagccaagatcgtgccattgcactccaacctgggtgacagagtgaggctgcgtctcaaaaaaaaaaaaaaaaaaaaaaaagaaaagaaaagaaaagaaatataccatacccttttgtagaaataaaataaatccaatatGGGCTGGAAGAATAAACCAAGTTAttctctcgaactcctgggctcaagtgatcctcccaccttggcctcccaaaatgctaggattataggcatgagccacagagcctggccccGTCATTCTCTTTGGGTGAGCGTTGAAGGTAATTTTCACTTCTGAGCTCACTGTAGCATGGGAAGGGTTTAGACTAGAATTCAACATGCTACTTTTGGAGAACCGTTCCGAACAACGGAGAAGCGGTGAAGACACAGCTCAGGGTGAAACGAAGCTGCCCAGGAAGCTCTAGGGCAAGCTTGTCCAATCCGTGGCCTGTGGGCCACATgcggcccaggacagctttgaatttGGCCTAAtgcaaatttgtaaactttcttaaaacattatgagatttgtgattttattttttttaaagttcatcagctatcatcagtgtattttatgtgtggcccaagacaattcttctttttcCAACATGGCCCCAGGAAGCCAAAAAATTGGACACTCAGACAGGCGCAgtagcccacgcctgtaatcctagcactttgggaggtcgaggcaggcagatcacttgaggccaggagttcgagaccagcctggccaacatggtgaaatttcatttctactaaaaatacaaaaattacctgggtgtagtgacggacacctgtaatcctagctacttgggaggctgaggcatgataattacttgaacccaggaggcagaggctgcagtgaaccaagatcgtgccactacactctagcttggatgacagagtgagactccatctcaaaaaaaaaaaaaaatgccaggagtggtggctcaagcctgtaatcctagcattttgggaggccgaggcagatcacttgagatcaggagttcaaaactagcctggccaacatggtgaaaccctggctttactaaaaatacaaaaattagcagggtgtggtggcgggtacctgtaatcccagctactcaggaggctgaggcaggagaatcgcttgaacctgggaagtggaggttgcagtgaaccgagatcatgccactgtactccagcctgggcagagtgagactctatctcaaaaaaaaaaaaaaaaaaggttggacaCCCCTGCTCTAGGGTCTAGGACTGGAGCTCTGGATCTGACCGGGAGCAAAGAGGAGGCATGCAAATCCGGACACGACCACGAGGAGGCAGTAGAGACCCATCCTCAACTCTAAGTAGCTGCCTTTGGCAGGGAAGGGACTAACCCAAGTTGTGTGGGCTCAGGCATGGCCATGCCTGGTTCAGTGCAGGAATACAGGCAGAGGCAAGCCCTGGGTCCGCATCATGGTTCTGCCCTCACTCAGACTGCCTTGTACATGTAGGTTCTTGCCTTGGAGCCTCTTTCCCCACCTCTGAATGAGTGGAAAGCCACCCACAGGCCCCTGTGAGTGAGGATGCCCTTGGTAAACGCAGGTGATCACACCCTGGGCAGGCTCTGCCCCACGAGGGCTCCATCCCGCTGTTCCCAGCCTGTCCTCACCAACTGCCCAGGCAAGAGCAAAGCCCACAGGGAGGACCTGTGACCACAGGCAAGGACCACGGACCCCAGCCCCAGGGATTTTGACCTCAAGAAAGGAAACATCCAGAATTTACCCTCCATCTGGTGACCCAGCTGCATCTGGGGTGGGTTTGCTCTCTGCTGGGACCACGAGGTTATCTCAGACCACCAAGAAATGGCACTAGCACAGGTGAAAATCATGGGCAAACTTTATTGGCATAAATCACAGGAATTGAAATGGGAAAAGCCAGGTTAGAAgtttacagagaaaaaataaaatcaaaatcaaattttcaaataaCCATTGACTCAGAGAGTAGACCCCAGAAACCCCAGTCCCTCTTGGGGAGAGTCTGGGGGAGTCACTGTAAACAGAGCGGTAAGGCCTGTGGGTGGAAGTGGAGACATCAGACCTTTGGAGGGGCCAGGCTGACCTTCCCCCACAAACAAAGGAGGGACCCTCTTCGGAGACCCCAGCACACTCGGCTTCTGCCAGGAGGCCAGTGGAGTGGTTTGGACTCTCACCATTAGATCCCAGTGGGGCCCCTTTCTCTTGATCAGGAGCCCAAGGCCTGGCTCCTCTTTCATCCTCGGTAAAGAGCTCTGGGGCTTTCCCCAGAGGAGCCTGTCCCTCTGCCCCAAATCCTATCATGCTCCCTTATGACCTTCTTTCCAGACCCCCTGAGTGCCGATCCCACCTGTGAAAGGGGAGGAGCAGACGAAGGGATATGCCCAGAGGAAATCAACAAGACCAAAGAGACGTCAGAGTCCTGATGGCCAAAATCAGACACCAGCTTTCCTgagaaggcagaagagagagCCCCACAGAAGCGGTGGGGGCTCAGAAGGTTCAGTGGGTTCACAGGGGAGCAGAGGCTCCTGAGGGCTTACTCAGACAGGAAGCAGCCCCCCAAAACATactttccccttctcctcccgCAGAAACAGAACAGATGAGGTTCAGAATTCTAGGCCCAAAAGGGTACGACACCCTTCAACCAGTTTCAGTGAAGAGCTTGCTGGCCTGGgaagtaaagaaggggtttccaAATACAGCAGTTTATAAAACAGTCCTGGTGAGCTATGAAGTGAAAGAGGGGGAGTCACAGAGCTGCTCCCAGTTCACCTGCTTgtgctaagaaaaaataaaatacaaattgctTCCCCACCCCGACCCTCAGTACAAAGCAAACTCCACACCAGGGCCACCATCAGCGACAGGCCCAGTGGCGGTGGACAAAGAAGAGAATACAAAAGGGAACGTCTTTAAAATCTCTTCAAAATCATTTTGTATAGAGAAGTAAAAGCAACTCAGGCGATATGAATTCAAACCTCAGTGTAGAAATCTATCAAAGTCAGTACAGTGTCCAGGCACGCCGTCCCGGAGACGGAGGAAGTGACTAGAAAACATTATTGCTGGAGAGGCTTTTCTCAGTAGAACCAGAGCAGGTATAAAAGGGGAGGGCGGGTAAAGGCAGGGGCAGTCACCAGGCCTAGGGCACTGGAAGGGTAGGAGGAGCACAGAGAACCTTCCATGGCCCCTTGGGTTCTCTGCCTTTGGATGGATGGATTTATGCTGGCATTGTCTGGAGGGAGCCGGGTGTCCCCCAATAATCACAGAACGAAGACAATTAGGTCAGGGGGAAATAAGGGTAAAAAGAGACCCCAACAGACCCTGcctgcccttccctgccctccGGCTGCACTGTGGAAATATGAGGAAGAGATGGCTCCAGTGTGGGGTGCTGGCCAGGCCAGTTCATGGGGACGTACATGGGCTGGGGTGGGGCCCCCAGCCTCTACCCCTGGAAAGGATGGAGTGGGCAGCCTGGGGAGAgctgcaggagggaggagggggcccAGAGGCTCCGGCAGGGGTGAAGACAATCAGGGGGACCCCTCACAGCCCTGTCCCTCCTGCACCAGCCGAGAACGAGGGTTCCAGTTTACCCCTTCACCCCCGGGCGAAGTCTCTGGGTCACAGTAGCAGTTGGGGATGCTGGCTGGGGAAGGGGGGCAGAGACAAGGGCAGGGCGCCTAGCAGAAGAGCTTGAGGAAGCAGTTCTGACAGTAAGGCTTGTCGTTCTGCTCCTTGAAGGTGCCCTTGTTGAGCTGCTTGAGGCAGAAGGCACAGACAAAGTGCTCGGGGTGGAACTTCTTGGCCATGGCGGTGATGCAGCGGCCAGTGATGGGCTTCTGGCAGCCGGAGCACAGCGAGCCGCGCCGCTCGTGGTAGTGCACCTCACAGTAGGGCTGCCCGTCGTGCTCAAAGAAGCTGCCGTTGACGAATGGCGTGAAGCATTCCTGCCAGGTGGAGAGAGGGGCTCAGAGGGCTGTCCCTTGGGCTAGAGCAGCACCCAGTACGATGGGGCCCAGATGGGCATGGTTGGCACACTCGGAGTGACTCCTACTTGCTaggcatttactatgtgccatgcTGTCctaaacacttatttttaatttttattaaaaaaaatttttttgtagaaatgggggtctcactatattgcccatgctggtcaaacgcggcctccagcaatcctcccatctcgccTCCCGCAGAGCTGGGATTCTTTAATTCTTCCAACAAGGGAAGCAACTGAAGCACacaggtgaagtgacttgcccagggtcatgcAGCTACTGAGTTCACAGCCTGGATTCACACACAGGTCTGACTCCTGAGCACTTAGCCAGGTGGCTGCAACAGTGTTCCCAGAAACACAGGTGTGACACTGGTGTGTGGTTAAACTCTGCATCCTAGATTCTCATTGGAGGTTCACATCACATATAGGTAGAAAAGGCTCTgagaggggctgggcatggtggctcacacctgtaatcccagcactttgggaggccaagttggggggggcggatcacctgaggtcaggagttcaagaccactctggccaacatggtgaaaccccatctctactaaaaatacaaaaaattagccaggcatggtggagcatgcctgtaatcccagctacttgggaggctgaggtgggagaatcactggaacccagaaggcggaggttgcagtgagccaagatcgtgccactgcactccagtctgggcaacagagtgagactccgtctacaaaaaaaagaaaagaaaagaaaagaaaagaaaaggctctgagaagtcctgcagggaacagtgtttcccaaactcATTTGGTCACAGAGCCCTTGTTGAATCCCTAATAACCTCTGTGGGGCCCCCAGAATGCAGTGGTTTTGGAAACCACGGCCCACTTTTGTCGAGTCTGCTAAATActtgcatcatctcatttaattctcacatacTCACCTCCCAAATAGGAATGGCCCAGGGCTGCTGCACAGGGCTGGACTGGGGGACATGTCTACCTTGCTCCTGGTTTGTCCCAGCCTCAGTACAAACCCTGGCCCTGGACTGGAGGAAGGAGACCCCTGCCTGCTCCCCGCTTAATAACCCGAAGGGAGGCCTCCGAGCTGGATGCAGAGAGCACAATGAGCAACAcccctctctccccactgcctGCTCCTAGCCCCTCCAGATGCGTTCAGGGGCTCCTTACCCGGCACACAAAGCACTCAGGATGCCACAGCGTGTTGAGGGCCGAGATATAGTTCTCCAGGATGGCCCGGGCGCAGCCGCCACACTTTGGTGCGAACATGTCGAAGTAGTCCTTGCGGCAGTAGGCCTTGCCGTCCTTCTCGTGGAACCCTGGGGAGCGGGGGTTTTGGAGGCACAGTTCATTCCGGCTTCCAGAAGTGGAGCCACTCTGACTGCAACCTCAGCAGcgtctcccacccccacctcccggcCCTCCTGAGAGGCGGCGAGTCAGTCCGCTGGTCCAGCCCGTACCTTCAGGACCGAAGAAGGCTCCACACTGGGCACAGAAGAAGTGTTCAGGGTGCCACGTCCGGTCAAGGGCTGTCACCACTTTCTGTGAAAGCCAAGTGTGGGATCAAGACTGAGCTCCACCCCACTGGGCAGATCTCACAACTGAGATGCCCAGCAAGGCCGCCTTCCACCCGTAGCTCATAGCCACAGACAGAGCGAAACACTCCCAACATGGGGGTCTCCCCTAACTGTGCTGTGAACGCCTCTAAGAATTCAGAGTTACTGAGGATGGGAcaagccacacacacaccctctctaATCCTCACCCCAAGCAGAGGGCACAAGTTCTACTGTGACTCCCATTTTATACGTGAAGACACAGGCTCAGAGAGACCAGGCATTTCCTGAGTTCCCGGAGCGGGGGCGTGAGGCCGCTGTCGTCCCACTCCATGGATGTCCTCAGGCCTCCTGAGTCCTGGGACCTCCTGGGAGTCTCCAGAGAAGGGAAGTGAGATGGGAGGTGAAGGGAGGTGGGGCTGCCTGATGTACATCGGGACAGGCTGTGGTTCAGGTGTGGGTGTGAGTCCAGCCTCACTGTTCCCTAGCCCTGTGAGTCTCCCACGGCACCCCCTGAACCCTCAGAGGGCTGCAGTGAAGCTGGAATGAGTGGATAAGGAACTCACATCCAGGATGGGGCCGTTGCAGTAGTAGCAGCGCGGGGAGAAGAGGTTGTGGTAGTCCTTTTCACAGTAGGGCTGTCCATCCCGCTCGAAGAAGTTCCGGGATCCGATCTCCTCCTGGCAGTGGGTGCAGACGAAGTGCTCGGGGTGCCACGTCTTCCCCATGGCGGTCACAACCTGAGGAGGAGATGGAATGTGGTCCAGGGCCGAGGCCAGCCCCAGagcacccccacccctgcagagGAGCCCACAGGGCCGAGGCCAGCCCCAGagcacccccacccctgcaggaGTCCACTGGACACACCCCTGCCCACTCCCCCTCATCACCTGCCCGGCGATGGGCTTCTTGCAGGCCCCGCAGACTCCTTTGGCGACCGTGGCGACCCCCAGCTTGTTGAGGTCGGACTGCAGGCTCCCCAGCATGCTGTCTAGCTGGCTCCCGGGCTTCGGGGGCCCCCCAGGGGGGGAGCTGCTCCCTGTCTTCCCCTGGGCCATGAACTGTGGAGACAGGGAGGGGCTGGTCAGGACTCCTGAGGCTCAGGGTACGGTGTCTGGCAGCAAAGGGATGGGGGTACTTTTCTCCCTCCTGAACAGATGAGCTGATGGAGACAAGAAGTACAACCTCCTCCACCAGGAGCCCTAAAGTGGGAGTGACATCAGCAGGACTCATGGTCGGAGGGGCCCACTGGGGTCAGAAAGGCTCAGGGCACCCAGCAGGCACGGCCAAGCCCAGGGAGAGCACGACACGCAGGACACCCAGCCCAGCCTTGGCACTGACCCCTCCCTCGTCCTGCCCTCCGGGGCTGCTCCGCCCGCTGTCCCGAGGCCAGCCAGCCGCCCAGCACCGCTCCCCATCCGCTCTTTGCTCCAGGCCCTGGATCTTAGATAGGGGAAGAGATGAGGataagaaatcttttttaaaaattaaagaacgAATACGGGACCTTGTCACTGGACTAAAAGGGAATCTAGGATGAGATCTGAGGGTTTCTCCCCCACCGGCAGGAccaaaattggggaaaaaaatctggagAAAAAGAGCCCTGAGAGAGAGGCccagggagaaaaggaggaggacagggagggGAGTCAACCAAAGGCAGAGGACATGGCAAGGGGAGGTGGCCAGACTTAGTGAGGAGGCCTCACCGGGCACTGGGCCTGGGGGCTGGAAGGGAGGAGACAGGTTTCTGGTCTCCTTCTGGAGTGGCTTCCTTCCTCGATGTGAGCCCAGGGCAGTACCAAGGACCAGTCGAGGAAGGAGCGGACACAGGCGAACCCACAGGAAAGCAAGAGGGCGGCAGACCTTCCAAGTAGGGGAATACCAGGGTCAAGGTTTAAGGCAGGACTGTGGTTACTGTGCTGGGGCTagtggatggagggatggagggtatctgagtgtgtatgtgtgtgtgtgcagagtgGGGGATGGCTCAGGCATTAGGACAGGGGACAGAAAGGGAGGGGCTCCTTTAAGGCCTGCCTGCATCGGGGGGAAGAGCGGGTCCTCATTGGTCTGGCAGCCCACGGACCTCATGGTGTAGGGTGCAGGAGTGGAAAGGGTGGGGCCCTGCACCCCCTCATCATGGGGCTCTTCCCCTGCACTCTGGACCCCAGAAGAACCACAGGTGTAAGCTGAGGGCCCCagaggggaggaggtgggcaggCTGGGCAGGGGAGAAGAGCTGCTGGCCGCGGCGTCTGTGCGATGCTGGAGCAAAGGGACAGAAGGAGAAGCCAGGACAGAGATGGTTCTTCTCAGGGGAATGGGAGAGCCAGGAGGGAAGACAACctggggaaaagaaaggagggacaGCGATGAGGAAGAAATCGCCAGCTCAGCCCACAGGGGTGGGGGCACCTCCCCAGGCTTCCCCTGGGCCTTCCCACTCTGCACCAAGAGTGGGGCCAGTCTTCCAAGGTCACAGGAGGCAAGAAACTCCCACCCTCCCCAGATCTCCCCTCCGGCCAGCACTGGGGCCAGAAGAACCTGGACCCCAGGTACTTGGCtctggcccagccccagccctgggcatCTTCTCGCCACCTTCTCTACAAGCTGCCCCCCGGCCCGCTTCCCACGTGGCTGCACGGTGATGACGATGCCCTCGGTCAGCCAGTCCTGGGCAGAGGGCCCCGCTGCCTCCGCCGGCTCCTCTGCCTCAGGCTGGATGCCTAGCCGCCCCTGCAGCTCCGCGATGAGCTGCTCCTGGGATGGGGTCCTGCTCAGGGTGGCAGGGTCCAGCCGGCGGCGAGGGGAGGGCTCCCGGGACATGGGGTGTGCGTGGCCCGTCTCCCGGCTCCTCCTGATCACAGATCGGATctagggggaggggagaggaggctgTCACCGTCCTACTCCGAGCTTGCACACGCTGCTCAGGCCACACTCAGATGCCTCAGGAGAGGCAGCACAAAAGAAAACCACCAAAGAGCCaagcagaggtgggtggaggCACGGGGAGGGAGCAGATTGGACTGGCTCCAGGAGCACAGGCTGCCAGCGAGACCTCTGATCCAGCATTCACCTCCAAGTTGGCCACTGACCTTAGGCAAGGCACTTAAGTGCCgtgggcctcagcttccccttCCTTAAAATGGAACCACAGGATTTTCTTAGCTTACCACACAGGGTTTGCGCAAGAATTATTCCAGAGGATGTAAGTGCATGCCCTTGACAAGGCGTacggctttttctttctttctaattttttttttttttttttttttttgagacggagtcttgctctgtcacccaggctggagtgcagtggccggatctcagctcactgcaagctcctcctcttgggttcatgccattcttctttttaatttataatagaaaaagtcTTTCCTTCCAAgaactttttttggggggtacggagtctcactgtgttgcccagggtgcagtgcagtggcacgatctgggctcactgcaacctccgcctactgggttcaagagattctcctgccttagcctcctgagtagctgggattaaaggcgcgtaccaccacgcctggctaatattttcttttttttttttttttttctttttttagtagagacggggtttcaccatgttggttaggatggtctcaaacttctaaccttgtgatccgcctgccttggcctcccaaagtgctgggattacaggcgtgagccgccgtgctcAGCTGGCCAGGAACTTTTTTaactagtttttttcttatttatattattatgctAATATTACACTTATATTATGCTATTATACTTGTTGGTAGTGTTTTGAGGGGTTTTgattgtttcgttttgttttccaaagaggCATAAAACTTGGGGGatttgggttattttatttttggtttttttttcgagacagtgtcttgctctgttgctcaggctgagtgcagtggtgagatcacaactcactgcagccccaaactcctgggctcgagtgatcctcctgttttaGCCTTCCccgcagctgggactataggcatgagccaccacacccagctaatttttaatttttttgtagagacagggtttcgctgtgttgcctaggcttgcctcaaactcctgggctcaagcgatcctcttgcctcagcctcccaaagttctgagattacaggcataagccactgtgccagggtGGGgcataaagttttttgttttgtttttcttttttttgttttttgagaccgagttttgctcttgttgcccaggctggagtgcaatggcgcaattttggctcaccgcaacctccgtcatccgggtttaagcgattctcctgcctcagcctcccgagtagctgggattacaggcatgcgccaccatgcccagctaatttttttgtatttttagtagagacggggtttttccatgttggtcaggctggtctcgaactcccgacctcaggtgatccacctgcctcggcttcccaaagtgctgggattacaggcgtgagccaccacgcccggcccggcATAGTTTTAATTAAGTAAAAAGCAAGTAATAAAACTACTGTCAGCCATGGCCTATTGAGGGACCACATGCTGTGTTCTAAATACTTTCCAGGAATTATCTCATTTAGGTCTCTGGACAATCTTAATGGAAATGGCCTATTATTctccccactttatagatgagaaaactgaggctgagggagggggttgcccaaggtcacagaggtaGCAAGTGTTAGAGATGTGGTTTGGATCTAGGTCTATCTGGTTCCAAAGTCCATGCTTCTAACCATTTCACCACATCAGAATGTCAAGGCTAGCTCATCTGAAAGGAAAAAGCCTTAACAAAGCAAGAGGTGTGTTGACGCTATGAGAAATGCCAGGTCCACAAAGCCCACTGCCAAGTGCTGACTGTCAGGTCCGGCCACAGTGTCTCAAATTTTCTGCCCAAGCAGACACGCGCAGAGCGGGAGGGGCTGCATGCAGTTAGCGAGGAGCAGCCCACACTCAGACCCGCCAAGGGTCATGCCCAGCAGGCATGCGAGCTGGCGCCTGCCTGGCCAGAGGTGGAAATCCTCTCCGTGGTGCTGGGTGTGCTCGTGGCCATGGCACATGGAAGCTCTGGCTGTTCCTTCCCGGCCTGGGTGGCAGCTTTGGTGGTGCCCTCTGGGCTCCCTGGGGTTTCAGGTCCCTGGGTTGGCCTGGCCACACTTCCCCTCTCAGTCATCTTTGCACCTAGCTGCTCCATGGTAACTGAGGCAGGGGAGCTGcttcccagcctccctggctctggccttggcctctccTGCTGTAGGCCACGTTCCTCCGTGAGAGTCCAGGTATCTGGGAAGACAGCCTGCCGGTCCACTGCCACCATAGCTGGCTCTATTACTTCTTGGAAGCTTCGAGCAGCTCCAGAAAGGGGCATTCTCTCAGGCCTGAATACCTCTGAAGCCCATGGCTGCTCCCTTGTGGCAGCCAAGGCCTCCTCTGGGCACGAAGGGCTGGCTGGTGGCCCCTGGGGCTCCCCAGGCTCTTGGGGACCTATGCTCCCAGCATAGGGTACAGTGTGGCCGTGGGGAGCCCCAGAGAGCTCACGTGTGAGGGTCGGGAGGTGCCTCCAACCTCGACCCTGGCTCTCTGTGCCCACTGCCCACAAAGAACCCtccacagagggagaccttgaGTTGAGGATATCAGGCATCACCCCAAGACCAGCCAAATCAAGCCAGCTAGGGGCCACAGGAGGCAGAAGGTCTCGTCCACTCTGCTCAGTACAAGGGAACTCCGGAGTGTGGCCCTGGCCTCGAGGGGAGGGTTTAGTGGTGGGTGGCAGGAATACAGATGGtatgggaggaggagaaggaggaagggagcagTATGAGGATGGAGCAGAGCCGGGCAGCAGCCCCGGGGCACTCAGAGTCACAGTGGAGGAGCTGGtctggaggaggagagagaaaggcagagaggagaagagagagagatgaggggaGTGAGGATGGCTGCGTCCTGCAGGCGGTGGGCTCGGCCTTAGGGCTAACCAAGGTGGCTGCAAAGCTGACACACAGGACTGACCCTTGAAGGAGACCCAGATCCCAAAAAGGCTTCCCTGGGTTTCACATGCTTAGCCCTTATCAAACCCAAGCAAGAGAAAGCAGCCACCGAGTCATGCCTGTGGAGCCACCCCGGGAGGGtatgagaaagaaaagaccaTGGTGAGGTGGACAAATGGGGAGCCAGGTGGCTAGGGAAGACAGCCCCAGGCACAATTGGAGGGAGAGCCAGCCCCGGGGGGCTGCTAAGCCCGCCTCGGACACTGGCCCACCTCAGCCATGTCCCTCCGGACAATCCCAGCTTTCCTCCACCCCGAGTCCTCTACGTCTTCCAAGTCCTTGCTCCAGGGATCTGACTAAAACCACTGCTGCTTCTGGCATCAGGACACAGGCTGTCTGAGAAAACGGCAGTCTTACAAGCACCGGGGCACAGCTCCCGCAGGCCAGGCCCTGAATCCAACTTACTTGCTTCTGACTATGGTGGCTCAGAACCACTGGCCTGGAGTTAGAACTACAGCATGCAAGGGTCACAGGGCCAGGCTCAACCCTCCACCCCAGCCACACTCCCATCTCTCACCATGAAACCTCAACTGGAGGGAGGCTAGGAGGCACCATCAAGACCAAGGGTGCAGGGACCGCTCACTCCCCTCTCATATTCCCTAGGTCATGCCCCAAAGGTCTCCAGCTGACCCACGTGGAAGTGTGAAGTCAGCAACTGCTGGTGAGTTCTGTCAATATCAATCCCCATGGAAACACTGTATCCTCCAAATTAAACATCCCAGGCCTGACAGGACTGGGGAGATCCagcaagggaggggaagggcaggTACCTCGTGCAAGGCTGGCCCCACGGTTTCCCACAGACATGCTCGTGGGAACTCAGAGGCCCTGGAGGGCgagagggaaggatgggagaagggTAGCGAGGGAGGCTTGTGGATTCAGgagcagaggcagaaagaaagaggatGTGTTGAGGACAGCTAGCGTGGGAGATGGGGCTCCAGGGCAAATGACCTCCCAGGCACAGGCTCCCAAGTCCCACATGGCCCAGCACAGAATGCCCTCCCCTACCAAGAGCAGCCATCAACACAAGGTTCTTTGTCCCAGCGTCCCAGCCTCCTGATCCCCTTGACCTGAGTGGCTGGGAGCACCCGGGGAGGAAG from Papio anubis isolate 15944 chromosome 9, Panubis1.0, whole genome shotgun sequence includes the following:
- the PXN gene encoding paxillin isoform X2, translated to MSTSLGSNLSELDRLLLELNAVQHNPPGFPADEANSSPPLPGALSPHYGVPETNSPLGGKAGPLTKEKPKRNGGRGLEDVRPSVESLLDELESSVPSPVPAITVNQGEMSSPQRVTSTQQQTRISASSATRELDELMASLSDFKTSSSTVTLSAPGLLPGSAPSSYCSLPPSPPPIPSVFLPPTTKPSPRGQGHTPEFPCTEQSGRDLLPPVAPSWLDLAGLGVMPDILNSRSPSVEGSLWAVGTESQGRGWRHLPTLTRELSGAPHGHTVPYAGSIGPQEPGEPQGPPASPSCPEEALAATREQPWASEVFRPERMPLSGAARSFQEVIEPAMVAVDRQAVFPDTWTLTEERGLQQERPRPEPGRLGSSSPASVTMEQLGAKMTERGSVARPTQGPETPGSPEGTTKAATQAGKEQPELPCAMATSTPSTTERISTSGQIRSVIRRSRETGHAHPMSREPSPRRRLDPATLSRTPSQEQLIAELQGRLGIQPEAEEPAEAAGPSAQDWLTEGIVITVQPRGKRAGGQLVEKVVFPPGSPIPLRRTISVLASPSVPLLQHRTDAAASSSSPLPSLPTSSPLGPSAYTCGSSGVQSAGEEPHDEGVQGPTLSTPAPYTMRSVGCQTNEDPLFPPMQIQGLEQRADGERCWAAGWPRDSGRSSPGGQDEGGFMAQGKTGSSSPPGGPPKPGSQLDSMLGSLQSDLNKLGVATVAKGVCGACKKPIAGQVVTAMGKTWHPEHFVCTHCQEEIGSRNFFERDGQPYCEKDYHNLFSPRCYYCNGPILDKVVTALDRTWHPEHFFCAQCGAFFGPEGFHEKDGKAYCRKDYFDMFAPKCGGCARAILENYISALNTLWHPECFVCRECFTPFVNGSFFEHDGQPYCEVHYHERRGSLCSGCQKPITGRCITAMAKKFHPEHFVCAFCLKQLNKGTFKEQNDKPYCQNCFLKLFC
- the PXN gene encoding paxillin isoform X4; translation: MDDLDALLADLESTTSHISKRPVFLSEETPYSYPTGNHTYQEIAVPPPVPPPPSSEALNGTILDPLDQWQPSGSRFIHQQPQSSSPVYGSSAKTSSASNPQDSVGSPCSRVGEEEHVYSFPNKQKSAEPSPTVMSTSLGSNLSELDRLLLELNAVQHNPPGFPADEANSSPPLPGALSPHYGVPETNSPLGGKAGPLTKEKPKRNGGRGLEDVRPSVESLLDELESSVPSPVPAITVNQGEMSSPQRVTSTQQQTRISASSATRELDELMASLSDFKVVFPPGSPIPLRRTISVLASPSVPLLQHRTDAAASSSSPLPSLPTSSPLGPSAYTCGSSGVQSAGEEPHDEGVQGPTLSTPAPYTMRSVGCQTNEDPLFPPMQIQGLEQRADGERCWAAGWPRDSGRSSPGGQDEGGFMAQGKTGSSSPPGGPPKPGSQLDSMLGSLQSDLNKLGVATVAKGVCGACKKPIAGQVVTAMGKTWHPEHFVCTHCQEEIGSRNFFERDGQPYCEKDYHNLFSPRCYYCNGPILDKVVTALDRTWHPEHFFCAQCGAFFGPEGFHEKDGKAYCRKDYFDMFAPKCGGCARAILENYISALNTLWHPECFVCRECFTPFVNGSFFEHDGQPYCEVHYHERRGSLCSGCQKPITGRCITAMAKKFHPEHFVCAFCLKQLNKGTFKEQNDKPYCQNCFLKLFC
- the PXN gene encoding paxillin isoform X1; the protein is MDDLDALLADLESTTSHISKRPVFLSEETPYSYPTGNHTYQEIAVPPPVPPPPSSEALNGTILDPLDQWQPSGSRFIHQQPQSSSPVYGSSAKTSSASNPQDSVGSPCSRVGEEEHVYSFPNKQKSAEPSPTVMSTSLGSNLSELDRLLLELNAVQHNPPGFPADEANSSPPLPGALSPHYGVPETNSPLGGKAGPLTKEKPKRNGGRGLEDVRPSVESLLDELESSVPSPVPAITVNQGEMSSPQRVTSTQQQTRISASSATRELDELMASLSDFKTSSSTVTLSAPGLLPGSAPSSYCSLPPSPPPIPSVFLPPTTKPSPRGQGHTPEFPCTEQSGRDLLPPVAPSWLDLAGLGVMPDILNSRSPSVEGSLWAVGTESQGRGWRHLPTLTRELSGAPHGHTVPYAGSIGPQEPGEPQGPPASPSCPEEALAATREQPWASEVFRPERMPLSGAARSFQEVIEPAMVAVDRQAVFPDTWTLTEERGLQQERPRPEPGRLGSSSPASVTMEQLGAKMTERGSVARPTQGPETPGSPEGTTKAATQAGKEQPELPCAMATSTPSTTERISTSGQIRSVIRRSRETGHAHPMSREPSPRRRLDPATLSRTPSQEQLIAELQGRLGIQPEAEEPAEAAGPSAQDWLTEGIVITVQPRGKRAGGQLVEKVVFPPGSPIPLRRTISVLASPSVPLLQHRTDAAASSSSPLPSLPTSSPLGPSAYTCGSSGVQSAGEEPHDEGVQGPTLSTPAPYTMRSVGCQTNEDPLFPPMQIQGLEQRADGERCWAAGWPRDSGRSSPGGQDEGGFMAQGKTGSSSPPGGPPKPGSQLDSMLGSLQSDLNKLGVATVAKGVCGACKKPIAGQVVTAMGKTWHPEHFVCTHCQEEIGSRNFFERDGQPYCEKDYHNLFSPRCYYCNGPILDKVVTALDRTWHPEHFFCAQCGAFFGPEGFHEKDGKAYCRKDYFDMFAPKCGGCARAILENYISALNTLWHPECFVCRECFTPFVNGSFFEHDGQPYCEVHYHERRGSLCSGCQKPITGRCITAMAKKFHPEHFVCAFCLKQLNKGTFKEQNDKPYCQNCFLKLFC